One Antennarius striatus isolate MH-2024 chromosome 17, ASM4005453v1, whole genome shotgun sequence genomic window carries:
- the LOC137611038 gene encoding syntaxin-11-like, producing MKDRLGHLHQVHADSDGVNLVEMEALPECDAATASGPDLDLDGILQEAQSIRLEIQQIQNDISELKDINYHALNRTSHPVATKRDPNAIGMDIKRRGEATLQRLHQMNAVRDDLEVKRGAADPAARVARTQYQCLSRALHEVMFSYNDAEVKHKDACRRQIQRQMEVVGREVGREDLEEMMESGELKVFSPQLEGKTARSAFLQIESRHQELAELERRLEGVQELFMDVALLVEEQGEAAEDIQKNVQTAEAAVQEGVVQLDRAVATDKKNPLKSLFCGCFPCYR from the coding sequence ATGAAGGACAGGCTGGGACACCTCCATCAGGTGCACGCCGACTCCGATGGCGTCAATTTAGTGGAGATGGAGGCTTTGCCTGAGTGTGACGCCGCGACGGCTTCAGGTCCCGATCTGGACCTGGACGGCATCCTGCAGGAGGCCCAAAGCATCCGTCTGGAGATCCAGCAGATCCAGAACGACATCAGCGAGCTGAAAGACATCAACTACCACGCTCTGAACCGCACGTCGCACCCCGTAGCCACGAAACGCGACCCCAACGCCATCGGGATGGACATCAAACGTAGAGGCGAAGCTACGCTGCAGCGCCTGCACCAGATGAACGCCGTCAGAGACGACCTGGAGGTCAAGCGAGGCGCCGCTGACCCCGCGGCTCGCGTGGCCCGGACGCAGTACCAGTGCCTGAGCCGCGCCCTGCACGAGGTGATGTTCAGCTACAACGACGCCGAGGTGAAGCACAAGGACGCCTGCAGGAGGCAGATCCAGAGGCAGATGGAGGTGGTGGGGAGGGAGGTGGGCAGGGAGGACCTGGAGGAGATGATGGAGAGCGGCGAGCTGAAGGTGTTCAGCCCTCAGCTGGAGGGGAAAACCGCCCGCTCGGCCTTCCTGCAGATCGAGAGTCGACACCAGGAGCTGGCGGAGCTGGAGAGGAGGCTGGAGGGGGTCCAGGAGCTGTTCATGGACGTGGCCCTCCTCGTGGAGGAGCAGGGAGAGGCCGCGGAAGACATCCAGAAGAACGTGCAGACCGCCGAGGCCGCCGTTCAGGAGGGCGTGGTCCAGCTGGATCGGGCCGTGGCGACCGATAAGAAGAACCCCCTGAAGAGTCTGTTCTGTGGCTGTTTTCCATGCTACAGGTAG
- the stx11a gene encoding syntaxin-11a, giving the protein MRDRLLELQTFRSAGEELQPEESRRRLPEDEERLEQQAVVFEGEDVMEGLYKETQALRKEMLLLRMNVKRLGKQNTRFLTSVRRISSIKRDSSALGRDIKARGEAVYARLEKLGQLSKDLEEERGASSAVARMVRLQHVALTAAFHDAMSEYNEAEMVQRENCKTRIQRQAEIMGKEVSREQIDEMIETGKWNVFSDNLLLEGRTARSALSEIENRHKELLELEGRIRDIHELFFQMALLVEEQGCMMDNVEAGVSATQDYVTKATVQIKKAMKYKKNNPCKKLFCCCFPCCK; this is encoded by the coding sequence ATGAGGGACCGACTGCTCGAGCTGCAGACCTTCAGATCTGCGGGGGAGGAGCTCCAGCCCGAGGagagccgccgccgcctcccgGAGGATGAGGAGCGCCTGGAGCAACAGGCCGTGGTGTTCGAAGGCGAGGACGTGATGGAGGGTCTCTACAAGGAGACGCAGGCGCTGAGGAAGGAGATGCTGCTCCTCAGGATGAACGTCAAGCGTCTGGGGAAGCAGAACACCCGCTTCCTCACGTCGGTCCGGAGGATCAGCAGCATCAAACGGGACTCCAGCGCCCTGGGGCGGGACATCAAGGCCAGGGGCGAGGCCGTCTACGCCCGGCTGGAGAAACTGGGCCAGCTGAGCAAGGATCTGGAGGAGGAGCGGGGAGCTTCATCGGCCGTCGCTCGCATGGTGCGTTTGCAGCACGTGGCTCTGACCGCCGCCTTCCACGACGCCATGTCCGAGTACAACGAGGCGGAGATGGTCCAGAGGGAGAACTGCAAGACCCGCATCCAGAGGCAGGCGGAGATCATGGGCAAGGAGGTGAGCAGGGAGCAGATCGACGAGATGATCGAGACGGGCAAGTGGAACGTCTTCTCCGATAACCTCCTGCTGGAGGGGAGGACGGCGCGGTCGGCCCTCAGCGAGATCGAGAACCGGCacaaggagctgctggagctggaggGACGCATCCGGGACATCCACGAGCTCTTCTTCCAGATGGCGCTGCTGGTGGAGGAGCAGGGATGCATGATGGACAACGTGGAGGCGGGGGTCAGCGCCACGCAGGACTACGTCACCAAGGCGACGGTTCAGATCAAGAAGGCGATGAAGTACAAGAAGAACAACCCCTGCAAGAAACTGTTCTGCTGTTGCTTCCCCTGCTGCAAATGA